A genomic region of Miscanthus floridulus cultivar M001 chromosome 3, ASM1932011v1, whole genome shotgun sequence contains the following coding sequences:
- the LOC136547097 gene encoding uncharacterized protein gives MRDFASCLSQSAVQVAHSSSSSGQNLVQCAYLARLRGKPCVVTVTWTKVASGQAFAIAIHDYSNRCFCKMEVKPWLFSKRKGSKVMELDSGSVEIIWDLSAAKFAAGPEPLGGFHVALLYDLEVVLVLGDLCKEEDHRVLSDALHSDAVMIARKEHVYAKKVYSAKARFLDIGQIHHISLECDTAGVTDPSLEIRIDKKKVLHVKRLAWKFRGNQTIYVDGLPVEVLWDVHDWLFGSSNGCAVFLFQSGHSMEKKLFRTCSQNEMEAQAHRFGFTLILKAWKTE, from the coding sequence ATGAGAGATTTTGCATCTTGCCTAAGCCAAAGCGCCGTCCAGGTTGCGCATTCCTCTTCCTCAAGTGGGCAGAACTTGGTGCAGTGTGCATACCTGGCACGCCTGCGCGGCAAGCCTTGCGTGGTCACCGTCACCTGGACCAAGGTGGCCTCGGGGCAGGCTTTCGCCATTGCCATCCATGACTACTCCAACCGTTGCTTCTGCAAGATGGAGGTTAAGCCCTGGCTGTTCTCCAAGAGGAAGGGTTCCAAGGTCATGGAATTGGATAGTGGCAGTGTGGAGATCATCTGGGACCTGTCAGCCGCAAAGTTTGCAGCTGGGCCAGAGCCACTCGGAGGCTTCCATGTTGCTCTACTCTATGATCTTGAAGTTGTCCTTGTTTTAGGCGACCTGTGCAAGGAGGAGGATCACCGGGTTCTGTCAGATGCTTTGCATTCTGATGCAGTCATGATAGCTAGGAAGGAGCACGTTTATGCGAAGAAGGTGTATTCCGCGAAAGCTCGATTTTTGGACATTGGTCAGATTCATCACATCTCCTTAGAGTGCGACACGGCAGGGGTGACGGATCCCAGCCTAGAGATTAGGATTGACAAGAAGAAAGTGTTGCACGTGAAGAGGCTGGCATGGAAATTCAGAGGGAACCAGACCATCTATGTCGATGGACTTCCAGTGGAGGTGCTCTGGGATGTGCATGACTGGCTGTTTGGTTCCTCGAATGGATGTGCTGTGTTTTTGTTTCAGTCTGGCCACTCCATGGAAAAAAAATTGTTCAGAACATGCTCACAGAATGAAATGGAGGCTCAAGCACATCGTTTTGGTTTCACATTGATATTAAAAGCATGGAAGACTGAGTAA